The Oscillospiraceae bacterium genome contains a region encoding:
- a CDS encoding acetylglucosamine-6-sulfatase, giving the protein MQQRPNIVFYFSDQQRWDTLGCYGQRLDVTPNLDALAAGGTRYENAFTCQPVCGPARACLQTGRYATEIGCEINGFALPFGRVKTLAQCFNEAGYATGYVGKWHLATDRLAGIDYEQSAIPAERRGGYKDYWMAADVLEFTSHGYNGYVYNADNERVPFMGYRADCINNFAIDFLHGRKEQVEPFFLFISQIEPHHQNDRRRYEGPDGSRAQFADFQAPGDLVACSKACEQGTDISNWRENYPDYLGCCHSLDYNVGRLVDTLKEQGMWENTILVYTADHGSHFLTRGREAEYKRTCHDASIHIPLIITGPGFTGGNVVRNVVSLLDVSATLLACAGIERPEGWRGRDLRPLAAGRTEGWEDVAFLQISESRVGRAIRTPDYTYAVRAEGDGYRVFASDVYYEEFFYVLKDDPFQQNNLAADSAWAETRAHLAELLQCKMVQAGERPPEIRPFRAW; this is encoded by the coding sequence ATGCAACAACGACCAAATATTGTTTTTTATTTTTCCGACCAGCAGCGATGGGACACTCTGGGCTGTTATGGCCAGCGGCTCGATGTAACGCCGAATCTGGACGCACTGGCGGCGGGAGGAACGCGTTATGAGAATGCCTTTACCTGCCAGCCCGTGTGCGGTCCGGCGCGTGCCTGCCTGCAGACAGGCCGTTATGCCACAGAGATTGGCTGCGAGATCAATGGCTTTGCGCTGCCGTTCGGCCGCGTGAAAACCCTGGCTCAGTGTTTCAATGAGGCGGGCTATGCTACGGGTTATGTAGGCAAGTGGCACCTTGCCACAGACCGGCTGGCGGGCATCGATTATGAACAGAGCGCCATACCGGCCGAACGGCGGGGCGGGTATAAGGATTATTGGATGGCCGCTGATGTGCTGGAATTCACCAGCCACGGCTATAATGGTTATGTGTACAATGCAGATAACGAGCGTGTTCCGTTTATGGGCTATCGGGCCGACTGCATCAACAATTTCGCCATTGATTTTCTGCATGGCCGAAAGGAACAGGTAGAGCCGTTCTTTTTGTTCATCAGCCAGATCGAGCCGCATCATCAAAATGACCGTCGGCGGTATGAAGGGCCGGACGGCTCGCGGGCGCAGTTTGCGGATTTTCAGGCTCCGGGAGATCTGGTGGCCTGCTCAAAAGCCTGTGAACAGGGCACAGACATCAGCAATTGGCGGGAAAATTATCCCGATTATCTGGGGTGCTGTCACAGCTTGGATTACAACGTTGGACGTTTGGTTGATACGCTCAAAGAGCAGGGAATGTGGGAAAACACCATCCTTGTCTACACGGCGGATCACGGCAGCCATTTTCTGACGCGGGGGCGTGAGGCGGAGTATAAGCGCACATGCCACGATGCCTCCATCCACATTCCGCTCATCATTACGGGGCCTGGTTTCACCGGGGGCAACGTGGTGCGCAATGTGGTGAGCCTGCTGGATGTGTCGGCCACGTTGCTGGCATGCGCAGGAATTGAGCGGCCGGAGGGGTGGCGCGGCCGAGATCTCCGGCCCCTAGCGGCCGGAAGGACGGAAGGCTGGGAGGACGTTGCGTTCCTGCAGATCAGCGAGAGCCGTGTGGGCCGGGCCATCCGTACGCCGGACTATACTTACGCCGTGCGTGCAGAGGGAGACGGATACCGCGTATTCGCCAGTGATGTATATTATGAGGAATTTTTCTATGTGCTGAAAGACGATCCCTTCCAGCAAAACAACCTGGCGGCGGATTCGGCTTGGGCGGAAACACGAGCGCATCTAGCGGAGCTTCTGCAGTGCAAGATGGTACAGGCGGGCGAGAGGCCGCCAGAGATACGGCCCTTTCGGGCGTGGTAG